A DNA window from Bradyrhizobium barranii subsp. barranii contains the following coding sequences:
- a CDS encoding carbon-nitrogen hydrolase family protein — MGIEHPKYKVAVVQAAPAWLDLDASIDKSIALIRDAAEKGAKLIAFPEAFIPGYPWHIWMDSPAWAIGRGFVQRYFDNSLSYDSPQAERLRDAVRKAKLTAVLGLSERDGGSLYLAQWLIGPDGETIAKRRKLRPTHAERTVYGEGDGSDLAVHARPDIGRIGALCCWEHLQPLSKYAMYAQNEQVHVAAWPSFSLYDPFAPALGAEVNNAASRVYAVEGSCFVLAPCATVSQAMIDELCDRPDKNALLHVGGGFAAIYGPDGSQIGDKLAPDQEGLLIAEIDLGAIGIAKNAADPAGHYSRPDVTRLLLNKKRYQRVEQFALPVDTIEPTDIAAAAS, encoded by the coding sequence ATGGGCATCGAACATCCGAAATACAAGGTCGCGGTTGTGCAGGCGGCGCCCGCCTGGCTGGATCTCGACGCGTCGATCGACAAGTCGATCGCGCTGATCAGGGACGCCGCCGAGAAGGGCGCCAAGCTGATCGCCTTTCCCGAGGCCTTCATCCCCGGCTACCCCTGGCATATCTGGATGGACTCGCCTGCCTGGGCGATCGGCCGCGGCTTCGTGCAGCGCTACTTCGACAACTCGCTGTCCTATGATAGTCCGCAGGCCGAGCGGCTGCGCGACGCCGTACGTAAGGCAAAGCTCACCGCTGTGCTCGGCCTGTCCGAGCGCGACGGCGGCAGCCTTTATCTCGCGCAATGGCTGATCGGGCCGGACGGCGAGACCATCGCAAAGCGCCGCAAGCTGCGGCCGACCCATGCCGAGCGCACGGTCTATGGCGAGGGTGACGGCAGCGATCTCGCCGTCCACGCGAGACCAGACATCGGCCGCATCGGCGCATTGTGCTGCTGGGAGCATCTCCAGCCACTGTCGAAATACGCGATGTACGCCCAGAATGAGCAGGTGCATGTCGCGGCCTGGCCGAGCTTCTCGCTCTACGATCCCTTTGCGCCGGCGCTCGGCGCCGAGGTCAACAATGCCGCCTCGCGCGTCTATGCGGTGGAGGGCTCCTGCTTCGTGCTCGCGCCTTGCGCGACGGTCTCGCAGGCCATGATCGATGAGCTCTGCGACCGGCCGGACAAGAATGCGTTGCTGCATGTGGGCGGCGGATTCGCCGCGATCTACGGTCCCGACGGCAGCCAGATCGGCGACAAGCTGGCGCCGGACCAGGAAGGGCTGCTGATTGCCGAGATCGATCTCGGCGCCATCGGTATTGCCAAGAACGCTGCCGATCCCGCCGGACATTATTCGCGGCCCGACGTGACGCGGCTCCTGCTCAACAAGAAGCGATACCAGCGCGTCGAGCAGTTCGCGCTGCCGGTCGACACCATTGAGCCCACGGACATCGCGGCGGCGGCGAG
- a CDS encoding AraC-like ligand-binding domain-containing protein has protein sequence MPIQFTTDGSPGYRRLALWQDIVCDVFVGLDCKSDLGSAFRGSVTQAPLGKAVCSEVCSDRQHVFRTPSRIARSDQDFVLVALGNRGDGGVVQDGRETVIHPGEFALYDTTRPYELKFNHAFTQTIFKVPREMLQRRLGATETLTAMSFGADVPLERLAYDFIFRLCQSADRLAPDNAAALSEQAVDLLAMALSERLGKTSLPSSTHRSALLYRLKAHIRAHLADPDLSLSEAAAALGISPRYVNDLLADEDTSFQRHVLAERLAQCRRDLASPVLAHRHVSEIAFAWGFNDLSHFGRVFREHFGMSPRDFRQSQLRH, from the coding sequence ATGCCAATCCAGTTCACGACGGACGGCAGCCCCGGCTACCGGCGGCTGGCGCTCTGGCAGGACATCGTCTGCGACGTCTTCGTCGGGCTCGACTGCAAGTCCGACCTCGGCAGCGCCTTTCGCGGCTCGGTCACGCAGGCCCCGCTCGGCAAGGCCGTGTGCTCCGAGGTCTGCTCCGACCGCCAGCACGTGTTCCGGACGCCGTCCCGCATCGCGCGTTCGGATCAGGATTTTGTCCTGGTTGCGCTCGGCAATCGCGGCGACGGAGGCGTGGTGCAGGACGGCCGCGAGACCGTGATCCATCCCGGCGAGTTCGCGCTCTACGACACGACGCGTCCCTATGAGCTGAAGTTCAACCACGCCTTCACGCAGACCATCTTCAAGGTGCCGCGCGAGATGTTGCAGCGCCGGCTCGGCGCCACCGAGACACTCACCGCGATGTCGTTCGGCGCCGATGTGCCGCTCGAACGGCTCGCCTATGATTTCATCTTCAGGCTTTGCCAGAGCGCGGACCGACTTGCCCCGGACAACGCTGCGGCGTTGTCGGAGCAGGCCGTCGATCTGCTCGCGATGGCGCTGAGCGAACGGCTCGGCAAGACATCGCTGCCGTCCTCCACCCATCGCTCCGCCCTGCTCTATCGCTTGAAGGCCCACATCCGCGCTCATTTGGCGGATCCCGACCTCTCGCTGTCGGAGGCCGCGGCTGCACTCGGCATCTCGCCGCGCTATGTGAACGATCTCCTCGCCGACGAGGATACCTCGTTCCAGCGCCATGTGCTTGCCGAGCGTCTGGCCCAATGCCGGCGTGACCTCGCCTCGCCCGTGCTGGCCCATCGCCACGTCAGCGAGATCGCATTCGCCTGGGGCTTCAACGATCTCTCGCATTTCGGCCGCGTTTTCCGCGAGCATTTCGGAATGTCGCCACGCGACTTCAGGCAGAGCCAGTTACGGCACTGA
- a CDS encoding aldo/keto reductase yields the protein MEYRRLGRSGLMVPALSLGTGTFGGVGRLAAWGTTDAAEARRLLDICLDAGVSMFDTANVYSLGESERVLGEAIKGRRDKVLISTKATFRFGDGPNDIGSSRQHLLAAIDGSLSRLGTDYIDLFQLHGFDAFTPPEEVLATLDVLVRAGKIRYVGVSNFSGWHLMKSLSVADKHGFPRYVANQTYYSLIGRDYEWELMPLGLDQGLGAVVWSPLGWGRLTGKIRRGQPKPEVSRLPKTADFGPPVPDEHVYRVVEAIDEVAKETGKTVSQIALNWLLQRPTVSTLIIGARNETQLRENLGAVGWTLTQDQIAKLDAASKVTLPYPYWHQRTTFTDRNPPAV from the coding sequence ATGGAATACCGACGCTTGGGCCGATCCGGCCTCATGGTGCCCGCTTTGAGCCTGGGAACAGGCACCTTCGGCGGCGTCGGCCGCCTTGCTGCGTGGGGTACGACGGACGCGGCCGAGGCGCGGCGCCTTCTGGATATCTGCCTCGATGCCGGGGTGTCGATGTTCGACACCGCCAACGTCTATTCGCTCGGCGAATCCGAGCGCGTCCTCGGCGAGGCCATCAAGGGCCGCCGCGACAAGGTTCTGATCTCGACCAAGGCCACCTTCCGCTTCGGCGATGGGCCCAACGACATCGGCTCGTCGCGGCAGCATCTGCTCGCGGCCATCGACGGTTCTCTGAGCCGGCTCGGCACCGATTACATCGACCTGTTCCAGCTTCACGGCTTCGACGCGTTCACCCCGCCTGAAGAGGTGCTTGCGACTCTCGACGTGCTCGTGCGCGCCGGCAAGATCCGCTATGTCGGCGTCTCCAACTTTTCGGGCTGGCACCTGATGAAGTCGCTCTCGGTTGCCGACAAGCATGGCTTCCCACGCTACGTCGCCAACCAGACCTACTATTCCCTGATCGGGCGCGACTACGAATGGGAGCTGATGCCGCTCGGTCTCGACCAAGGGCTCGGCGCTGTCGTCTGGTCACCGCTCGGATGGGGACGCCTCACCGGAAAAATCCGACGGGGTCAACCGAAGCCCGAGGTCAGTCGCCTGCCCAAGACCGCCGATTTCGGCCCGCCCGTGCCCGATGAGCACGTCTATCGCGTCGTCGAGGCGATCGACGAGGTCGCCAAGGAGACGGGCAAGACCGTCTCGCAGATCGCGCTGAACTGGCTGCTCCAGCGTCCGACGGTCTCGACGCTGATCATCGGCGCGCGCAACGAGACGCAGCTGCGCGAAAATCTCGGCGCGGTCGGCTGGACATTGACCCAGGACCAGATCGCAAAGCTCGATGCCGCGAGCAAGGTGACCTTGCCCTATCCCTACTGGCACCAGCGCACCACCTTCACCGACCGCAATCCGCCGGCGGTGTAG
- a CDS encoding MFS transporter yields MSSAPIEHADGLPQPQRNQAVLTIALGIIMAVVDSAIANVALPTIAADLDASPAFSIWIVNGYQLAITISLLPLASLGEIVGYRRVYLAGLVLFTLASAFCALAHTLPLLTIARIIQGFGAAGIMSVNAALVRFTYPRSQLGRGIGINALVVAFSAAVGPTLAAGILAIGTWPWLFAINVPLGAVTLVLGLRSLPHTKPAGHSFDWQSAGLSAITFGVGIAAVDSVGHGEAAITCLVQFAIAIVAGALLIYRETHMTSPLLPVDLLRIPVFALSIATSIASFCGQMLAFVAIPFYLQSRFGYSAVHMGLLITPWPIAVAFAAPLAGRLVEHYPAGLLGGIGLTLFACGLGALAFLPASPTPLDVIWRMALAGAGFGLFQTPNNRTMIAAAPRERAGGASGMLGTARLLGQTTGAALVALLLGRYPTEGTRIALLVGVGFALCGAVLSMLRLSPAGARGAEHVRVQDDQRLRGE; encoded by the coding sequence ATGTCGTCTGCCCCGATCGAGCATGCCGACGGCCTGCCGCAGCCGCAGCGCAACCAGGCGGTGCTGACGATTGCGCTCGGCATCATCATGGCGGTCGTCGACAGCGCCATCGCCAACGTGGCGCTGCCGACGATCGCAGCCGACCTTGATGCGAGCCCGGCCTTCTCAATCTGGATCGTCAATGGCTACCAGCTCGCGATCACGATCTCGCTGCTGCCGCTGGCGTCGCTCGGCGAGATCGTCGGCTATCGCCGCGTCTATCTGGCCGGGCTCGTACTGTTCACGCTCGCATCCGCGTTCTGCGCGCTGGCGCATACGCTGCCGCTGCTGACGATCGCGCGCATCATCCAGGGTTTTGGCGCGGCCGGCATCATGAGCGTCAACGCGGCGCTGGTGCGTTTCACTTACCCGCGCAGCCAGCTCGGCCGCGGCATCGGGATCAACGCGCTCGTCGTCGCCTTCTCGGCCGCGGTCGGCCCGACGCTCGCCGCGGGCATCCTGGCGATCGGAACCTGGCCCTGGCTGTTCGCCATCAACGTCCCGCTGGGTGCGGTGACGCTGGTGCTCGGCCTGCGCAGCCTACCGCACACAAAACCCGCCGGCCATTCCTTCGACTGGCAGAGCGCAGGGCTATCCGCGATCACCTTCGGCGTCGGCATCGCGGCCGTCGACAGCGTCGGGCATGGCGAGGCCGCCATCACCTGTCTCGTTCAATTCGCCATCGCCATCGTCGCGGGCGCGCTGCTGATCTACCGCGAAACCCACATGACCTCGCCGCTGCTGCCGGTCGACCTGTTGCGCATCCCGGTGTTCGCACTGTCGATCGCCACTTCGATCGCCTCGTTCTGCGGACAGATGCTGGCCTTCGTCGCGATCCCCTTCTACCTCCAGAGCCGCTTCGGCTATTCCGCCGTGCATATGGGGCTCCTGATCACGCCATGGCCGATCGCGGTGGCGTTCGCAGCCCCGCTCGCCGGCCGCCTGGTCGAGCATTATCCGGCCGGCCTGCTCGGCGGCATCGGGCTCACGCTGTTTGCCTGCGGCCTCGGCGCACTCGCCTTCCTGCCTGCAAGCCCGACGCCGCTCGACGTGATCTGGCGGATGGCGCTGGCGGGGGCCGGCTTCGGCCTGTTCCAGACCCCCAACAACCGCACCATGATCGCGGCCGCCCCGCGCGAGCGCGCCGGCGGCGCCAGCGGTATGCTGGGCACGGCGCGTCTGCTCGGCCAGACCACCGGCGCGGCGCTGGTGGCGCTGCTGCTCGGCCGCTATCCGACCGAGGGAACCAGGATCGCGCTCCTTGTCGGCGTCGGATTTGCGCTGTGCGGTGCAGTGCTGAGCATGCTGCGGCTCTCTCCCGCGGGCGCGCGCGGTGCCGAGCACGTCCGGGTACAGGACGACCAGCGCCTGCGCGGCGAATAG
- a CDS encoding PEGA domain-containing protein yields the protein MRSFGIVALSVMLGGCASVTRGTTENISISSTPSGVEAIVSGMEVPTTCTTPCSVVVKRNADISITFQKEGYEPQIVPLSRDIPTSGAAGFAGNLLLGGVVGMGVDAATGAATDHKPNPVIVTMQPSAPARARPPAPRKPRPPAAPAPDTGT from the coding sequence ATGCGTTCATTTGGAATTGTGGCGCTCAGCGTCATGCTGGGCGGCTGCGCGTCTGTCACGCGTGGTACGACCGAAAACATCAGCATCTCATCGACACCATCGGGCGTAGAAGCCATCGTCAGCGGAATGGAAGTTCCGACCACCTGCACGACGCCGTGCTCCGTGGTCGTCAAGCGGAACGCCGACATTTCGATCACCTTCCAGAAGGAAGGCTACGAACCGCAGATCGTGCCGCTCAGCCGGGACATACCGACCTCCGGGGCCGCCGGCTTCGCGGGAAATCTTTTGCTCGGCGGTGTCGTCGGCATGGGCGTCGATGCTGCCACCGGGGCGGCAACCGATCACAAGCCGAATCCTGTCATCGTGACCATGCAGCCGTCAGCCCCTGCCCGCGCACGGCCACCCGCGCCGAGGAAGCCGCGGCCGCCGGCGGCGCCTGCGCCTGACACCGGCACGTAG
- the clpA gene encoding ATP-dependent Clp protease ATP-binding subunit ClpA, with protein MPTFSQSLEQSLHRALAIANERHHQYATLEHLLLSLIDDSDAAAVMRACSVDLDKLRTSLVNYLETEFENLVTDGADDAKPTAGFQRVIQRAVIHVQSSGREEVTGANVLIAIFAERESHAAYFLQEQDMTRYDAVNYISHGIAKRPGVSEARPVRGVDEETEAKGTEDAKKKGEALDTYCVNLNKKARDGKIDPVIGRNSEINRAIQVLCRRQKNNPLFVGEAGVGKTAIAEGLAKRIVDSEVPEVLAAATVFSLDMGTLLAGTRYRGDFEERLKQVLKELEAHPNAILFIDEIHTVIGAGATSGGAMDASNLLKPALASGTIRCMGSTTYKEYRQHFEKDRALVRRFQKIDINEPTVEDAIAILKGLKPYFEDYHRLKYTNEAIEAAVQLSSRYIHDRKLPDKAIDVIDESGAAQMLVAENKRKKTIGIKEIETTIASMARIPPKSVSKDDAEVLKHLEQTLKRTVFGQDKAIESLAASIKLARAGLREPEKPIGCYLFSGPTGVGKTEVAKQLAASLGVELLRFDMSEYMERHTVSRLIGAPPGYVGFDQGGLLTDGVDQHPHCVVLLDEIEKAHPDLYNVLLQIMDHGRLTDHNGKQVNFRNVILIMTTNAGASDLAKQAFGFTRSKREGDDHEAINRQFAPEFRNRLDAIVSFGHLSVEVIGTVVEKFVLQLEAQLGDRDVTIELSEPAKTWLVQHGYDEQMGARPMARVIQEHIKKPLADEVLFGKLKGGGHVRVVLVKDEADETKDKIGFEFLDGPITPKQEKLPGARKRPPGKSKPGGGGSGGSKGPTSKGPLVKA; from the coding sequence ATGCCGACTTTTTCCCAAAGCCTTGAACAATCCCTGCATCGTGCGCTGGCGATCGCAAACGAGCGTCATCACCAATACGCGACGCTCGAGCATCTCTTGCTCTCCCTGATCGACGACTCCGATGCAGCCGCCGTCATGCGCGCCTGTAGCGTCGATCTCGACAAGCTCCGCACGAGCCTCGTCAATTACCTTGAAACCGAATTCGAGAATCTGGTGACGGATGGCGCCGACGACGCCAAGCCGACCGCCGGTTTCCAGCGCGTGATCCAGCGCGCGGTGATCCATGTGCAGTCGTCCGGTCGCGAAGAGGTGACCGGCGCCAACGTGCTGATCGCGATCTTCGCCGAGCGCGAGAGCCATGCCGCGTACTTCCTGCAGGAGCAGGACATGACGCGCTATGACGCCGTCAACTACATCAGCCACGGCATCGCCAAGCGGCCGGGCGTCTCCGAGGCGCGGCCGGTGCGCGGCGTCGACGAAGAGACCGAGGCAAAGGGTACCGAGGACGCCAAGAAGAAGGGCGAAGCGCTCGATACCTATTGCGTCAACCTCAACAAGAAGGCGCGCGACGGCAAGATCGATCCGGTGATCGGACGCAATTCCGAGATCAACCGCGCGATCCAGGTGCTGTGCCGCCGGCAGAAGAACAATCCGCTGTTCGTGGGCGAGGCCGGTGTCGGCAAGACCGCGATCGCGGAGGGCCTCGCCAAGCGCATCGTCGACAGCGAGGTGCCGGAGGTTCTTGCGGCTGCGACCGTGTTCTCGCTCGACATGGGCACGCTGCTTGCGGGCACGCGCTATCGCGGCGACTTCGAGGAGCGCCTGAAGCAGGTGCTGAAGGAGCTCGAAGCGCATCCCAACGCCATCCTGTTCATCGACGAGATCCACACCGTGATCGGTGCGGGCGCGACGTCGGGCGGGGCGATGGATGCGTCGAACCTGCTCAAGCCGGCGCTTGCCTCGGGCACGATCCGCTGCATGGGCTCGACCACCTACAAGGAATACCGCCAGCACTTCGAGAAGGACCGCGCGCTGGTGCGGCGCTTCCAGAAGATCGACATCAACGAGCCGACGGTCGAGGACGCGATCGCGATCCTCAAGGGTCTCAAGCCTTACTTCGAGGACTACCATCGGCTGAAGTACACCAATGAGGCGATCGAGGCCGCGGTGCAGCTCTCCTCGCGCTACATCCACGACCGCAAGCTGCCCGACAAGGCGATCGACGTGATCGACGAGTCAGGCGCGGCGCAGATGCTGGTGGCCGAGAACAAGCGCAAGAAGACCATCGGCATCAAGGAGATCGAGACCACGATCGCGTCGATGGCGCGGATCCCGCCGAAGAGCGTGTCGAAGGACGATGCCGAGGTGCTCAAGCATCTCGAGCAGACCCTGAAGCGCACCGTGTTCGGCCAGGACAAGGCGATCGAGTCGCTCGCCGCTTCGATCAAGCTGGCGCGTGCCGGCCTGCGCGAGCCGGAGAAGCCGATCGGCTGCTATTTGTTCTCGGGTCCGACCGGCGTCGGCAAGACCGAAGTCGCGAAGCAGCTGGCGGCGTCGCTCGGCGTCGAGCTGTTGCGCTTCGACATGTCCGAATACATGGAGCGGCACACGGTGTCGCGCCTGATCGGCGCACCTCCCGGCTATGTCGGCTTCGACCAGGGCGGCCTGCTCACCGACGGCGTCGACCAGCATCCGCATTGCGTCGTTCTGCTCGACGAAATCGAGAAGGCGCATCCCGACCTCTACAACGTGCTGCTCCAGATCATGGATCACGGCCGGCTCACCGACCACAACGGCAAGCAGGTCAACTTCCGCAACGTGATCCTGATCATGACCACGAATGCGGGTGCTTCGGATCTCGCCAAGCAGGCGTTCGGCTTCACCCGCTCGAAGCGAGAAGGCGACGACCACGAGGCGATCAACCGGCAGTTCGCGCCGGAATTCCGCAACCGTCTCGATGCCATCGTCTCGTTCGGCCATCTCAGCGTCGAGGTGATCGGCACGGTCGTGGAGAAGTTCGTGCTTCAGCTCGAGGCTCAGCTCGGCGATCGCGACGTCACGATCGAACTGTCCGAGCCCGCCAAGACCTGGCTGGTCCAGCATGGTTACGACGAGCAGATGGGCGCACGGCCCATGGCCCGCGTCATCCAGGAGCACATCAAGAAGCCGCTGGCTGACGAGGTGCTGTTCGGCAAGCTCAAGGGTGGCGGCCACGTCCGCGTCGTCCTGGTCAAGGACGAGGCCGACGAGACCAAGGACAAGATCGGGTTCGAGTTCCTCGACGGTCCGATCACGCCGAAGCAGGAGAAGCTGCCCGGCGCCCGCAAGCGTCCGCCGGGCAAGTCCAAGCCGGGCGGTGGTGGCTCCGGCGGCTCGAAGGGGCCGACCTCGAAGGGCCCGCTGGTCAAGGCTTGA
- the clpS gene encoding ATP-dependent Clp protease adapter ClpS: protein MSNDENRSGGPTGPNTSVITKVKPKTKRPNLYRVLILNDDYTPMEFVVHVLEKFFQKDIEAATKIMLHVHHHGIGECGVFTYEIAETKVTQVMDFARKHQHPLQCVMEKK, encoded by the coding sequence ATGAGCAATGACGAGAACCGTTCGGGCGGACCGACGGGGCCGAATACGTCTGTCATCACCAAGGTCAAGCCGAAGACCAAGCGGCCGAACCTGTATCGTGTGCTGATCCTGAACGACGACTACACGCCGATGGAATTCGTCGTCCATGTGCTGGAGAAGTTCTTCCAGAAGGACATCGAGGCCGCGACCAAGATCATGCTGCATGTCCATCATCACGGCATCGGCGAGTGCGGCGTATTCACCTACGAGATCGCCGAGACCAAGGTGACGCAGGTGATGGACTTCGCCCGCAAGCACCAGCATCCGCTGCAATGCGTGATGGAAAAGAAATAA
- a CDS encoding phasin family protein — protein sequence MFRVEDFQSYGKEQFEQCVASATSMQHGLQAIASAYGDYTKKSFEDTKSFVEKLSGVKSLDKAVEAQTDFARSSYETFVAESQKIAGLYSDLAKQAFKPVETIVSKFTPAAN from the coding sequence ATGTTCAGGGTTGAAGACTTTCAGAGCTACGGGAAAGAGCAGTTCGAGCAGTGCGTTGCTTCCGCGACCTCGATGCAGCATGGCCTCCAGGCGATCGCCAGCGCGTATGGCGACTACACCAAGAAGTCGTTTGAAGACACCAAGTCCTTCGTCGAGAAGCTTTCCGGCGTGAAGTCGCTGGACAAGGCCGTGGAAGCGCAGACCGACTTCGCCCGTTCCAGCTACGAGACCTTCGTCGCGGAATCGCAGAAGATCGCCGGCCTTTACAGCGACCTCGCCAAGCAGGCGTTCAAGCCGGTCGAGACCATCGTTTCGAAGTTCACCCCGGCTGCCAACTAA
- a CDS encoding D-alanyl-D-alanine carboxypeptidase, whose amino-acid sequence MLRKNLSSSRLARVGVFGLLTVTAVVIFTDAAEARRHRRNYAHHRVQRDVSDSSSPKFASIIVDGNSGSVLQATSPDGIRHPASLTKIMTLYLLFERLESGRMKLDTEMPVSQHAADQDPTKLNLRAGQTIRVEDAIKGLVTRSANDAAVVIAEAIGGDEDDFAQMMTRKARSLGMSKTVYRNANGLPNDEQVTTARDQATLGRAIQERFPRYYRYFATSTFNWRGQSIRNHNHLLGSVEGVDGIKTGYTRASGFNLVTSMRRGNRHLIGVVLGGRSGGSRDATMRNLLAENLEKGATTHTVVAVTERNGADANTDVADASETAARPAPQVQQAAAAPAPETAPQRLASRLSALAAATAAMPPAQARPDTSKPEVRPTESRIEPAPLTNGVISSQPLSIIPGSSEPMKPVRVKTVQVKAGTVKVASAAPAQVAPQVTSTIAARSDVAETSGAVVARADLINKPEMASQPEAPKAELARTEMPRQPAGFGTGNGILGVLPAATAAAPTPAAAKLASADPAPQPIQMSATTKPVVTHSGWIVQVGALESENEAQQRIDAARSSARGLLSKADPFTEPVLAKDNRKLYRARFAGLERDQAEAVCRALKRADISCITVRN is encoded by the coding sequence ATGCTTCGTAAAAACTTGTCTTCCTCGCGCTTGGCGCGGGTTGGCGTTTTCGGGCTTCTTACGGTCACCGCCGTAGTCATCTTCACCGATGCTGCCGAGGCACGGCGTCACCGGCGCAATTACGCGCACCACCGGGTGCAGCGCGATGTGTCCGACAGCTCCAGCCCGAAATTCGCATCGATCATCGTCGACGGCAATTCCGGCTCCGTGCTCCAGGCAACGAGCCCGGACGGAATCCGCCACCCCGCCTCGCTCACCAAGATCATGACGCTCTATCTGCTGTTCGAGCGCCTCGAGTCCGGCAGGATGAAGCTCGACACCGAGATGCCGGTCTCGCAGCACGCCGCCGATCAGGATCCGACCAAGCTGAACCTCCGTGCCGGCCAGACCATCCGCGTCGAGGACGCGATCAAGGGCCTCGTCACCCGCTCCGCCAACGATGCGGCCGTCGTGATCGCGGAAGCGATCGGCGGCGACGAGGACGACTTCGCCCAGATGATGACGCGCAAGGCGCGCTCGCTCGGCATGTCCAAGACGGTCTACCGCAACGCCAACGGCCTTCCCAACGACGAGCAGGTCACGACCGCGCGCGACCAGGCCACGCTCGGCCGCGCCATCCAGGAGCGCTTCCCGCGCTACTATCGCTATTTCGCGACCTCGACGTTCAATTGGCGCGGACAGTCGATCCGCAACCATAACCACCTGCTCGGCAGCGTCGAGGGCGTGGACGGCATCAAGACCGGCTACACCCGCGCCTCCGGCTTCAACCTCGTGACCTCGATGCGCCGCGGCAACCGCCACCTGATCGGCGTGGTGCTCGGCGGCCGCAGCGGCGGCTCGCGCGACGCCACCATGCGCAACCTGCTCGCGGAGAACCTCGAGAAGGGCGCCACCACCCACACCGTCGTCGCTGTCACCGAGCGCAACGGCGCAGATGCCAATACCGACGTCGCCGATGCATCGGAGACCGCGGCCCGCCCCGCTCCGCAGGTCCAGCAGGCTGCGGCCGCCCCTGCCCCCGAAACGGCCCCGCAGCGCCTCGCCTCGCGCCTCTCAGCGCTGGCGGCTGCGACCGCCGCGATGCCGCCGGCTCAAGCCAGGCCGGACACCAGCAAGCCCGAGGTTCGGCCGACTGAATCCAGGATCGAGCCTGCGCCGCTCACCAATGGCGTGATCTCGAGCCAGCCGCTCTCCATCATCCCCGGCTCGTCCGAGCCGATGAAGCCGGTCCGGGTGAAGACCGTTCAGGTCAAGGCCGGCACCGTGAAGGTCGCCTCCGCCGCGCCGGCTCAGGTCGCACCGCAGGTCACGAGCACGATTGCGGCCCGCTCCGACGTCGCGGAGACCTCCGGCGCCGTCGTCGCCCGCGCCGATCTCATCAACAAGCCCGAGATGGCGAGCCAGCCGGAAGCGCCGAAGGCCGAGCTCGCCCGCACCGAGATGCCCCGTCAGCCGGCGGGCTTCGGCACCGGCAACGGCATCCTCGGCGTGCTGCCGGCCGCAACGGCCGCCGCGCCCACTCCGGCTGCTGCGAAGCTCGCTTCGGCCGATCCGGCGCCGCAGCCGATCCAGATGAGCGCCACCACCAAGCCGGTCGTCACCCATAGCGGCTGGATCGTCCAGGTCGGCGCACTCGAGAGCGAGAACGAAGCCCAGCAGCGCATCGACGCCGCCCGCAGCTCGGCCCGCGGCCTGCTCAGCAAGGCCGACCCGTTCACCGAGCCGGTCCTCGCCAAGGACAATCGCAAGCTTTACCGGGCCCGTTTCGCCGGGCTCGAGCGGGACCAGGCCGAAGCCGTCTGCCGCGCCCTGAAGCGCGCCGACATCTCCTGCATCACCGTCCGCAACTGA